Proteins found in one Pelobates fuscus isolate aPelFus1 chromosome 10, aPelFus1.pri, whole genome shotgun sequence genomic segment:
- the BBIP1 gene encoding BBSome-interacting protein 1 isoform X2, whose amino-acid sequence MLLETIFKMPEVKSMFREVLPKQGQLCVEDLPTMVLCKPKLLPLKSVTLAKLEKMQRDAQNTIRQQELAQREQPLNQS is encoded by the exons atgTTACTAG AGACGATTTTCAAGATGCCAGAGGTGAAATCCATGTTTCGTGAGGTGCTTCCTAAACAAG GACAGCTGTGTGTGGAGGATCTCCCCACAATGGTCTTATGCAAACCAAAGTTGCTGCCTCTGAAATCAGTGACCCTTGCCAAACTGGAAAAGATGCAACGTGATGCCCAGAACACTATTCGCCAGCAGGAACTTGCTCAGCGCGAGCAACCCTTGAACCAGTCCTAA
- the BBIP1 gene encoding BBSome-interacting protein 1 isoform X1, whose translation MPGQETIFKMPEVKSMFREVLPKQGQLCVEDLPTMVLCKPKLLPLKSVTLAKLEKMQRDAQNTIRQQELAQREQPLNQS comes from the exons ATGCCGGGACAGg AGACGATTTTCAAGATGCCAGAGGTGAAATCCATGTTTCGTGAGGTGCTTCCTAAACAAG GACAGCTGTGTGTGGAGGATCTCCCCACAATGGTCTTATGCAAACCAAAGTTGCTGCCTCTGAAATCAGTGACCCTTGCCAAACTGGAAAAGATGCAACGTGATGCCCAGAACACTATTCGCCAGCAGGAACTTGCTCAGCGCGAGCAACCCTTGAACCAGTCCTAA